One genomic region from Uloborus diversus isolate 005 chromosome 2, Udiv.v.3.1, whole genome shotgun sequence encodes:
- the LOC129216338 gene encoding uncharacterized protein LOC129216338 produces the protein MNGDYYEQWFKNKLLPNLDPNSIIVIDNASYHSVFVENIPNTSTKKDDIRRWLTSKNIAWNSDMLKAELLNLVQNVRSKYEEYRVDRIAALHGHTVLRLPPYHCELNPIENIWSVVKGKVAAENRTFKEKEVEELTKKAIDNVSDETWKNCVGHIIKEEELMWELDGMCDTAVDNLIIHFDPDSTDTASEGMLSTEEVMSS, from the coding sequence ATGAATGGAGATTACTATGAacaatggtttaaaaataaattgctgcCAAACCTTGACCCCAACAGTATTATAGTTATCGACAATGCTTCATACCACAGTGTTTTTGTGGAAAACATTCCCAACACTTCCACCAAAAAAGATGACATTCGACGATGGCTGACATcaaaaaatatcgcttggaacTCGGATATGCTGAAAGCTGAACTTTTGAATCTTGTACAAAATGTCCGCAGCAAGTATGAGGAGTACCGGGTTGATAGGATAGCAGCTCTTCATGGTCATACTGTTTTGCGACTTCCCCCTTATCACTGTGAGCTGAATCCCATTGAAAACATATGGAGTGTTGTCAAAGGGAAGGTGGCAGCAGAAAAcagaacatttaaagaaaaagaagtggAAGAGCTGACAAAAAAAGCTATTGATAATGTCTCAGATGAAACGTGGAAGAACTGCGTTGGCCACATTATTAAAGAAGAAGAACTAATGTGGGAACTTGATGGAATGTGCGATACTGCTGTTGATAACTTGATAATTCATTTTGATCCCGATTCGACCGACACTGCTTCTGAAGGAATGCTTAGTACAGAAGAAGTCATGTCATCCTAA